Part of the Thermomicrobiales bacterium genome is shown below.
GCCGATCGTCTCGAGGATCTTCGCTCGCCGCTCAATGTATTCGTTGTCGGGTAGTCGAATGTGTGCCATCTGCAATGTCCTCCCGAATCCCTGCTGGGGTCGTGGCGATCAGGCGTGATCCAGCGCGCTGCAGAGCGCGTCGACGCTCTGGAACGAGCCGCGCTCGGCGGTCTGCACGTCGCGGATGACGCCCTGCTCGTCGATGACGAACGTCACGCGGCTGGCGGTGCCGGGCTCCTCGTTGAAGACGCCGTAGGCGCGTGAGACAGCGCCGTGTGGAACAAAGTCGGCCAGCAGCTCGATCGAGATCCCGCGTGCTTCCTTCCAGGCGCGTAGCGACCAGGCGTTGTCCACCGAGATGCCATAGATCTTCGCGCCGTGCGACTCGAACTCGCCCGCGTCCTTTGTATACGCTTCCATCTGGTTTTGGCAGCCGGGGCTGAAGGCCGCAGGATAAAACGCCAGGATCACCTTCTGGCCGCGCAGATCCGACAGCGTGACCGTCGAGTTGTCGCTAGCCTTCAGTGTGAAATCTGGTGCCTGGGTTCCTTCCGCAATCGGCTCGCTCATGGACGTATCCTTTCAATGAGTCATCAGATCGATCAGGCGTGCGGTGCCTGACTCACCGGCTATGGTGCGTCGGGCCTGGTCGCTGGTCAAGTCATGAACGGGAGCAGCAGTCCAGATATGGTGATCACATCTCCAGATACAGCAGTTGCCCTCGTCCAGACTGAGCTCGACGTGCCGTCTGCGCTGCGCCGTGCGTTCGGCCTGCTTGCCGCAGACGGTGGGCCAACGCTCGGCGAACGCGCCGGTCGGCTGGTCACGATCAAGCCGAACCTGACCGCGCCGCGTGAGTCCGGGAGCGGCGTCGTTAGCGATGTCGCCGTCGTCGAGGCATTGATCCAGATGCTGCGGTCCGAAGCGCCGGATGTCGAACGCATCGTCGTCGCCGACGGACCGGGCATGGTCGACGCAGCGCGCTGCTTCACGGCGGCAGGTTACGATCGCCTGGCTGGCGAGTACGGTGTTGAGCTGCTGGACCTGAATCTGGAGCCAACGCAGACGGTCGATGTCCCGGACTGGCTGCGGTACCCGAAGCTGGAGATTCCGAGCGTCGTCCTCGATGCCGACCTGTTCGTCTCGATTACGCCGGTCAAGACGCACACCGACGGGCTCTACACCGTCCATGCCAAGAACATGTTCGGTGTCCCGCCGAATCGGCTGTATGGCCGGCCACGCCGCGCGTTCCACCGGGCCGGTGTGCCGGAGGTGGTCTATGACATCTGCCGCGCCGCGCCGATCGACCTGGCGATCATCGACGGGCTCGTTGGACTGCAACTCGGTAATCCGATCGACGGTGAGCCGG
Proteins encoded:
- a CDS encoding DUF362 domain-containing protein — its product is MVITSPDTAVALVQTELDVPSALRRAFGLLAADGGPTLGERAGRLVTIKPNLTAPRESGSGVVSDVAVVEALIQMLRSEAPDVERIVVADGPGMVDAARCFTAAGYDRLAGEYGVELLDLNLEPTQTVDVPDWLRYPKLEIPSVVLDADLFVSITPVKTHTDGLYTVHAKNMFGVPPNRLYGRPRRAFHRAGVPEVVYDICRAAPIDLAIIDGLVGLQLGNPIDGEPVKQGVLAVGWNAQAVDVVGCALMGVDPIDTRYLAYLRAAGVGPIALDEIRLVGDPLQELALRFATPDAETLAAHSQRTSAH
- a CDS encoding redoxin domain-containing protein; translation: MSEPIAEGTQAPDFTLKASDNSTVTLSDLRGQKVILAFYPAAFSPGCQNQMEAYTKDAGEFESHGAKIYGISVDNAWSLRAWKEARGISIELLADFVPHGAVSRAYGVFNEEPGTASRVTFVIDEQGVIRDVQTAERGSFQSVDALCSALDHA